One genomic segment of Acinetobacter oleivorans DR1 includes these proteins:
- a CDS encoding globin domain-containing protein, whose amino-acid sequence MTPQQIELVKSTVPVLREHGVTLTTYFYKRMLNNNPELKNVFNLDDQTSLRQPRALAAAVLAYAENIENPTVLAKAVERITTKHVSLDIQPDQYAIVGDNLLHSISEVLNVPFESELIEAWKQAYLQLADILIGVEKQKYEQLESLKGGWAGWRPFEITQIDPLESGKRFTLKATDHEDVLTSPANAFISVKVQVPEQQLEQPKAFKFTEAQENNSYHFDVQPEENHTEFSVSNILLEHYRVGDQVQVSAPLTL is encoded by the coding sequence ATGACTCCACAACAAATTGAACTTGTTAAATCTACTGTACCGGTTTTACGTGAACACGGTGTTACGCTGACTACATACTTTTATAAGCGTATGCTTAATAACAATCCCGAATTAAAAAATGTTTTTAACTTAGATGACCAAACTAGCTTACGTCAGCCACGTGCGCTTGCAGCTGCCGTTCTTGCTTATGCAGAAAATATTGAGAACCCTACTGTTCTAGCTAAAGCTGTTGAACGTATCACCACTAAACATGTGAGCTTAGATATCCAGCCTGATCAATATGCAATTGTTGGTGACAACCTACTTCATTCAATTAGTGAAGTACTTAACGTGCCATTTGAATCAGAACTTATCGAAGCGTGGAAGCAAGCTTATCTACAATTGGCCGATATCTTGATTGGCGTTGAAAAACAAAAATATGAACAACTTGAGAGCTTAAAAGGTGGATGGGCTGGCTGGCGTCCATTTGAAATTACACAAATTGATCCTCTTGAATCTGGCAAACGTTTCACTTTAAAAGCAACTGATCATGAGGACGTACTAACCAGTCCTGCAAATGCTTTTATTTCGGTTAAGGTACAAGTTCCAGAGCAACAGCTTGAACAGCCGAAAGCTTTTAAATTTACAGAAGCTCAAGAAAATAACTCATATCACTTTGACGTTCAGCCTGAAGAAAACCATACTGAATTTTCAGTTTCGAACATCTTGCTTGAGCATTATAGAGTTGGTGATCAAGTACAGGTTTCAGCGCCTTTAACGCTGTAA
- a CDS encoding RrF2 family transcriptional regulator, producing MQLNKFTDYALRILMYVARPSDAPYTIAEIAKDLHVSQNHLVKVVHFMGKQEWIITIRGKGGGIRLNPDALNCNLGSIVRILQGDNQIVECNTPPCVLRSHCGLKGILDQALESFYQSLDQYTLGEVLQQSKSAPANSPIAFLEI from the coding sequence ATGCAGCTTAATAAATTTACCGATTATGCATTACGAATATTAATGTATGTTGCACGCCCAAGTGATGCACCCTACACGATTGCAGAAATCGCGAAAGATTTGCATGTTTCACAAAACCATCTGGTTAAAGTTGTTCACTTTATGGGCAAACAAGAATGGATTATTACCATTCGTGGGAAAGGCGGTGGAATTCGCTTAAACCCAGATGCACTTAACTGCAATTTGGGTTCAATTGTTCGAATATTACAAGGTGATAATCAAATCGTTGAATGCAATACACCACCTTGTGTATTACGCAGTCACTGTGGTTTAAAAGGTATTTTAGATCAAGCTTTAGAGAGCTTTTATCAAAGCCTAGACCAATACACTCTCGGAGAAGTTTTGCAGCAATCAAAATCTGCTCCTGCTAACTCCCCTATAGCCTTTTTAGAAATCTAA